From the Saccharomycodes ludwigii strain NBRC 1722 chromosome I, whole genome shotgun sequence genome, one window contains:
- the LEC1 gene encoding Lec1p (similar to Saccharomyces cerevisiae YPR097W | PX domain-containing protein): MSKVNNSINGGDHEERQLDMATTLDSNTTTDSTTTKDFIEFNPMEEHYFKRELIILELRKEFDDLNDVNALKRFGYPFSSGSSKSSNSTSSSSHLPSILNTKLSHTSSSPSINNNVVSSDNMIVKTDFPLLNYFLREFVITFPLLSSNKASQEDFWQNKVQKFFEHFMNMHFSSSYDKQELTKRKKLGIKLSKIILLIYNSGIGVSKEVRYYNCDKYFILATTEEEEKREKSIQKELTMVNSKDDEIHKLRKKSQLDKFLMPSRENLLNLITNQPFFLNGWDVNVVSVVTADRFNGLTKTLTEANLKSKNKLAKKYAPTKLFSKLSFYGNSNSSSNTQSNTVNENLKAKGYYFILKIVNESHPDNVRYLAKSYHDFKALNSSLELEFPSKLLPRLPHRNKMGTSIITKQSKSSKTGETIVSFKPQSTTEDTEEVDNNSYDNSTVSSTANNKGEEDLTPKFEKELKKEFEKIKKTQEEMDRENKESYDYDDEDEYDAENVSHSGFFDASDEKNSTLPREKMRLSLRKYLRLLSSDKDISNGLVLKKFYETSNYELPSSEKMFSNEIKSDIRNRTLMDLTNLENQIKFQKLAFDQSLRLRNSMRQFRTNILHDEKFILSIFAELRDKENLADLSPLLLEFFDWCKVQVSATIYQLFLGNDQSYEFYIRVRRFHKLIPYNVITQILRFTNPMAMMKGLMDLFMAQPPFGGSSLLQTMFSTILSDELKNQEKLIHNLENIIKDENHRSGAKLVDILHKAVFDDNYVDMEKMFEQSKKLCMPLCVVIIMDKSESGELNSRHADELIESYTLWKREQAENKNKDNASAKNNERSTKSGKKLDSSGNFKNNPAFLYSHVKDLLKVYIKERDNRLMKKLWQDPELNQLLKSMITLLYEPMVKIFKIARVDIAFKNFERFMNDLIKLIDKVIDNQMNSSFDVVEEINKLVNKHEQSFYKFIHDIYINDTEQIFEGIIKWVLKIIKFLQHSKYMTDKNRLDLAAMVLKNKDKLDLVRLHKQVDEILQQKLEARAIYQKLITKRVRKTKKKQNHVDFMKERWGNVNNQVLPGKGRDFGVQDGELVDLQVDLGDLGKNDSDNDDDDDDDDDDDDDPNNSNDKLFDDKDGREEAELEKKYKEIVSRAIDTSEIEKFNEIYFRRKLKGLLNER; the protein is encoded by the coding sequence atgAGTAAAGTAAATAACTCAATTAACGGTGGCGATCATGAGGAGAGACAGCTAGATATGGCTACGACCCTTGATTCTAATACAACTACTGATTCCACAACTACAAAAGATTTTATCGAATTTAACCCAATGGAAGAACATTATTTCAAAAGAGAGTTGATTATATTAGAATTAAGAAAGGAATTCGATGATTTAAATGACGTTAATGCTTTGAAACGGTTTGGATATCCATTTTCATCTGGTTCCTCTAAAAGTTCCAATTCTACAAGCAGTAGTTCCCACTTGCCCAGCATTTTGAATACTAAATTAAGTCATACTTCCTCTTCTCCTTCCATCAATAACAATGTTGTCAGTTCCGATAATATGATTGTGAAAACAGATTTCCCattattgaattattttttaagaGAATTTGTGATCACATTTCCACTATTATCTTCCAACAAAGCAAGTCAAGAAGATTTTTGGCAAAATAAagttcaaaaattttttgaacaTTTTATGAATATGCATTTTAGTTCTAGTTATGACAAGCAAGAGTTAactaaaaggaaaaaacttggtattaaattatcaaagattattttattgatatataATTCCGGTATTGGTGTTTCCAAAGAGGTTCGATATTATAATTGTGACAAATACTTTATTTTAGCCACCAcggaggaagaagaaaaaagagaaaaaagcaTTCAAAAAGAATTGACGATGGTCAATAGTAAAGACGATGAAATTCATAAGCTTAGGAAAAAATCTCAGCTAgacaaatttttaatgcCCAGCAGagaaaatttgttaaacTTAATCACGAACCAACCCTTTTTCCTAAATGGCTGGGACGTAAACGTTGTTTCAGTTGTTACTGCAGATAGGTTCAATGGGTTAACTAAGACTTTAACGGAGGCTAATTTGAAgtcaaaaaacaaattggCTAAAAAATACGCACCTACCAAgttattttccaaattgtCATTCTACGGCAATTCTAACAGCAGCAGTAACACTCAAAGTAATACagttaatgaaaatttgaaaGCTAAGGgctattattttattttgaaaattgttAATGAGTCTCATCCAGATAATGTTCGTTATTTGGCCAAGAGTTATCATGATTTTAAAGCCTTGAACAGTTCCTTAGAATTAGAATTTCCAAGTAAATTATTGCCTAGGTTGCCccatagaaataaaatgggCACCAGCATAATTACCAAGCAGTCGAAGAGTTCTAAAACTGGGGAAACCATTGTATCTTTTAAGCCACAATCTACCACCGAAGACACCGAAGAGGTGGATAACAATTCTTATGACAATTCCACGGTTAGTTCCACCGCAAACAATAAGGGAGAGGAGGATTTAACTccaaaatttgaaaaagagctaaaaaaggaatttgaaaaaataaagaaaaccCAAGAAGAAATGGAtagagaaaataaagaatcttatgattatgatgatgaagacgAATATGATGCTGAGAATGTGTCGCACAGTGGGTTTTTTGATGCTAGCGATGAGAAGAATTCTACTTTGCCCAGAGAAAAAATGAGATTATCACTTAGGAAATATCTACGTTTGCTGTCTTCAGATAAAGATATCAGTAACGGTTTagtgttaaaaaaattttatgaaACTAGTAACTACGAGTTACCGTCATCCGAGAAAATGTTTAgcaatgaaattaaaagtgATATACGTAATCGGACTTTGATGGATTTAACCAACTTGGAGAACCAGATAAAATTTCAGAAATTAGCCTTTGATCAATCTTTAAGGTTGAGAAACTCAATGAGACAATTTAGAACTAACATTTTGCATGatgaaaagtttattttaagTATTTTTGCAGAGTTAAGagacaaagaaaatttggCAGATTTGAGtcctttattattagaattttttgattggTGTAAAGTTCAAGTTAGCGCCACTATTTATCAACTATTTTTAGGGAATGATCAAAGTTATGAATTTTACATTCGTGTTAGAAGGTTTCATAAGTTAATACCTTACAATGTTATTACGCAAATTTTAAGATTTACTAATCCGATGGCAATGATGAAGGGCTTAATGGATTTGTTTATGGCACAGCCCCCCTTTGGAGGTAGTTCTTTACTACAAACTATGTTTTCCACTATATTGAGCGATGAGTTAAAAAACCAAGAGAAGTTGATTCACAACttggaaaatataattaaagatgaaaatCACAGGTCTGGAGCAAAGTTGGTGGATATTCTTCACAAAGCTGTTtttgatgataattatGTTGATATGGAAAAGATGTTTGAGCAATCCAAAAAGTTGTGTATGCCATTAtgtgttgttattattatggaTAAATCTGAATCTGGTGAGTTAAATTCCAGGCATGCGGATGAGTTGATTGAGTCGTATACTCTTTGGAAGCGGGAACAAgcagaaaataaaaataaagacaaCGCTAGTGCTAAAAACAATGAGAGGAGCACTAAATCCGGTAAAAAACTTGATTCGTCTGggaattttaaaaataatccaGCCTTCTTATATTCTCATGTTAAGGACTTGTTAAAGGTATATATCAAGGAGCGGGATAATAGGTTAATGAAGAAATTATGGCAAGACCCTGAATTGAAccaattattaaaatctaTGATAACTTTGCTATACGAACCGATGGTCAAAATCTTTAAGATTGCTAGAGTTGATAttgcttttaaaaattttgaaagatTTATGAATGATTTAATTAAGTTAATAGATAAAGTTATAGACAATCAAATGAACAGTTCCTTTGATGTTGTTGAAGAAATTAACAAGTTGGTCAATAAACATGAACAATcgttttataaatttattcatGATATTTACATTAACGATACTgaacaaatatttgaaggtattattaaatgggttcttaaaattattaaatttttgcAACATAGTAAATATATGactgataaaaatagattaGATTTAGCTGCAATGgtgttaaaaaataaggatAAGTTGGATTTAGTTAGGTTGCACAAACAGGTTGATGAGATTttacaacaaaaattagAAGCTCGAGCAATTTACCAAAAATTGATCACGAAAAGAGTTCGTAagactaaaaaaaaacaaaatcatGTAGATTTCATGAAGGAAAGATGGGGTAACGTCAATAATCAAGTTTTGCCTGGTAAGGGTCGTGATTTTGGTGTGCAAGATGGCGAGTTAGTTGATTTACAAGTTGATTTAGGTGATTTGGGTAAAAATGATAGCGAtaatgacgatgatgatgatgatgatgatgatgatgatgatgatccAAACAACAGCAATGATAAACTGTTTGATGACAAGGATGGACGTGAAGAAGCCGAgttagaaaagaaatacaAAGAGATTGTGTCAAGAGCAATAGATACTAGCGAAATTGAGAAATTTAATGAGATATATTTTAGGCGCAAATTGAAAGGCCTTTTAAACGAAAGATAA
- the TOM20 gene encoding TOM complex receptor protein TOM20 (similar to Saccharomyces cerevisiae YGR082W | TOM20 | Translocase of the Outer Mitochondrial membrane), translating into MSTATRSLIFTGITTATLALFGYAIYFDYQRRSNTEFRNSLKKRQFKYDKDLASAKEQEKRTKLVELKQYLTVELLKNPIPTNPESYESSFPSLVEQGEKLSGVPGKELEASLQFYKALSIYPNPANLLSIYQRSIPEAIYDNIVLMIAVLPPSNVSSFISAASGGASASASVVGSPTDAEIDE; encoded by the coding sequence ATGTCCACTGCTACCAGATCCTTAATTTTCACCGGTATTACCACAGCCACTTTAGCTCTATTTGGTTATGCAATTTACTTTGATTACCAGCGTCGTTCTAACACAGAATTCAGAAATAGCTTAAAGAAAAGACAATTTAAATATGACAAAGATTTAGCTAGTGCGAAGGaacaggaaaaaagaaCCAAATTAGttgaattaaaacaatatttgACTGTggaattgttaaaaaatccCATCCCAACAAACCCAGAATCTTATGAATCTTCATTTCCAAGTTTAGTCGAGCAAGGTGAAAAGTTATCTGGTGTTCCTGGGAAAGAATTGGAAGCTTCTTTGCAATTTTACAAGGCTTTAAGTATTTACCCAAATCCAGCCAATTTGTTAAGTATTTACCAAAGGAGTATTCCAGAGGCTATATATGACAATATTGTTTTGATGATTGCTGTTTTACCACCAAGTAACGTATCTTCCTTCATAAGTGCTGCTAGTGGTGGTGCCAGTGCTAGTGCTTCCGTTGTTGGTTCTCCAACTGACGCCGAAATTGATGAAtga
- the SLX9 gene encoding Slx9p (similar to Saccharomyces cerevisiae YGR081C | SLX9 | protein required for pre-rRNA processing) has translation MVAKNKRLRTKVQAKLKQQDQNQKNQSDQNEDVIIPQEDSNKAFLYQHKDTKKLKSLKKSNDFKSQILNKTNNSGGAASLDSGSISKSSLRRRKRKLRQELKPKLNDLLVTLEEEGLVENKQHNESGSTAKSSAVLNIVEIPPNPKHIKNINDAAPFIETKKNQPSLRNQRGAQLLQKTESKRFQQVLGNKGFQSNPFESIKQIIKMKK, from the coding sequence ATGGTtgctaaaaacaaaagattaAGAACCAAAGTCCAAGCTAAACTGAAACAACAAgatcaaaatcaaaaaaatcaaagtGATCAGAACGAAGATGTTATAATACCCCAAGAAGATTCCAACAAAGCCTTTTTATATCAACATAAAGatacaaaaaaacttaaaagtttgaaaaaatctaatgattttaaatcacagatattaaataaaactaataatagtggAGGCGCTGCTTCCTTAGATAGTGGCAGCATCTCTAAAAGTTCCTTAAGAcgtagaaaaagaaaattacgCCAAGAATTAAAGCCAAAGCTAAACGATTTATTGGTAActttagaagaagaaggttTGGtggaaaataaacaacatAATGAGAGTGGATCAACTGCAAAATCCAGTGCTGTCCTTAATATTGTGGAAATACCACCAAATCCAaaacatattaaaaatattaatgacGCTGCACCTTTTATagaaacgaaaaaaaaccaGCCAAGTCTAAGAAATCAAAGAGGTGCCCAATTGTTACAAAAAACTGAATCAAAGAGATTCCAACAAGTTTTAGGAAACAAAGGGTTTCAGTCAAATCCATTTGAATCTATTAAACAGATtattaaaatgaaaaaatag
- the TMH18 gene encoding Tmh18p (similar to Saccharomyces cerevisiae YPR098C | protein of unknown function) has translation MSFVKPTTHILLYSFLFGGVTFYSYFASPIAFKTLERKQFSILQHKVFPGFFTFQTLIPIALYLTYPLPISTAGNTIKALLSIASITGLANLAWISPWCQEIKEKRSKVEEASAEDLALRKEFGKAHGLSLLFNLSHAVSLLAYGVLFTRKVFKYIPK, from the coding sequence atgtcGTTTGTTAAACCTACCACtcatattttgttatattcctttttatttggcGGTGTTACCttttattcatattttgCATCACCAATTGCTTTTAAGACCCTAGaaagaaaacaattttcaattttgcAACATAAAGTTTTCCCAGGGTTTTTCACGTTTCAAACACTCATCCCAATTGCTTTGTATTTAACTTATCCACTACCTATTTCCACAGCTGGTAATACAATTAAAGCACTCTTATCCATTGCTTCCATAACAGGTTTAGCTAATCTAGCTTGGATCTCACCATGGTGCCAAGAgattaaggaaaaaagaagtaaGGTCGAAGAAGCTAGTGCCGAGGACCTTGCCTTAAGAAAAGAGTTTGGTAAAGCGCATGGTTTGAGTTTATTGTTTAATCTATCTCATGCTGTTAGTTTGCTTGCCTACGGTGTACTTTTCACCAGGAAGGTGTTTAAGTATATCCCAAAGTAA
- the GCD2 gene encoding translation initiation factor eIF2B subunit delta (similar to Saccharomyces cerevisiae YGR083C | GCD2 | General Control Derepressed), giving the protein MSEQNKSTLQEAQATDNIPPTDQSSKKTVKNGVPTKSDTVVNENKLSNKELKELKKKEKASKRAAKKAAASGITIEKQQQQAQLKKEKKQKQRELEKAKEANQKKKASKNNNNNALNKSSLFGHLETAAERRASLLAVSSVISSTKASKITATGLSLPSVVVITSKSGNANVAADLNTSATTTTTTTTAPATASSSGDSSIVNSASTTSAEKTLPVNVAGGNTIVTTEVNSDEENNANTPFSLEDLITPDSIGIPGTCSIIPDTIISEINTTTRLAQQVKDLIISRDLLHPSTLKLTDKISQYKIVGSIPRCLAMLETFKDIISDYSTPQGTTLSRNLTSYLSHQIDFIKKARPLSVTMGNAIRWIKQEISVIDPNTADKIAKKQLLDSIDQFINEKIELADQLIIENASQHIQNNTTIVTYGCSNVITKLLIHNKKEQNKNFKVIICDSRPLFEGRKCAKTLKENGVDVTYCMLNSLAYVFQTLDIDYVFMGAHSILSNGFSYSRVGSAMLAMTAKRKNVPVIVCCESLKFINRVQLDSLTMNELADPNDLISVNEDGHRRKNILLEKFIKEKKKQQEVENVAYSTTTAAGVTSKNNNKKNNKQIETASSTPRQGLEGWEEVPDLNIFNIMYDLTPPEYIKKIVTEFGALPPPSVPVILREYKGSV; this is encoded by the coding sequence ATGTCcgaacaaaataaatcaactCTTCAAGAAGCCCAAGCTACCGATAATATACCTCCAACAGATCAATCTTCTAAGAAGACTGTCAAAAATGGAGTACCAACCAAAAGTGATACCGttgttaatgaaaataaattgtctaataaagaattaaaagaattaaagaaaaaggaaaaggccTCAAAAAGAGCTGCCAAAAAGGCTGCTGCAAGTGGTATTACAATTGAaaagcaacagcaacaagcacagttgaaaaaagaaaagaaacaaaaacaaagagaGTTGGAAAAAGCTAAAGAAGctaatcaaaaaaagaaagctagtaaaaataataataacaatgctTTGAATAAATCCTCTTTGTTTGGCCATTTAGAAACTGCAGCCGAAAGAAGAGCCTCTTTATTGGCTGTCTCATCTGTGATTAGTAGCACGAAGGCTTCTAAGATTACTGCTACCGGTCTATCTCTTCCATCAGTTGTTGTAATTACGTCAAAGAGTGGAAACGCAAATGTTGCCGCCGACTTGAATACGTctgcaacaacaacaacaacaacaacaactgCTCCTGCTACAGCGTCATCTAGTGGCGATAGTTCAATTGTTAACTCCGCGTCTACCACCTCTGCGGAAAAAACATTGCCCGTTAATGTAGCTGGTGGTAATACGATTGTCACCACAGAAGTTAATAGTGATGAGGAAAATAATGCTAATACACCATTTAGTTTGGAAGATTTGATCACGCCAGATTCTATTGGTATTCCAGGAACATGTTCTATTATCCCTGACACTATTATATCTGAGATTAATACCACTACGCGCTTAGCACAACAAGTTAAAGACTTGATTATTAGTAGAGACTTATTGCATCCATCTACTTTGAAATTAACCGATAAGATATCGCAATATAAGATTGTGGGCTCTATTCCGCGTTGTTTGGCTATGCTAGAAActtttaaagatattataTCTGATTACTCGACACCACAAGGTACCACGCTATCCCGCAATTTGACATCATATTTATCGCATCAGATTGATTTCATTAAAAAGGCAAGACCGCTCAGTGTTACCATGGGTAATGCGATTCGTTGGATTAAACAAGAAATATCTGTTATTGATCCGAATACTGCCGATAAAATTGCAAAGAAACAATTATTGGATTCTATTGATCAGTtcataaatgaaaaaattgaattggCAGATCAATTGATCATTGAAAATGCTTCACAGCACATTCAAAACAATACTACTATTGTCACCTACGGTTGTTCCAACGTCATCACCAAATTACTTATTCATAACAAAAAGGAGCAGAATAAAAACTTCAAAGTCATAATATGTGATAGTAGACCACTATTTGAAGGCCGTAAATGTGCAAAAACCTTGAAAGAAAATGGAGTGGATGTTACATATTGTATGTTGAATTCTTTGGCATATGTTTTTCAAACTTTAGACATTGACTATGTATTTATGGGTGCTCACTCTATTTTAAGTAACGGTTTTAGCTATAGTAGAGTTGGTTCTGCAATGTTGGCAATGACTGCCAAGAGAAAAAATGTTCCTGTTATAGTTTGTTGTGAGAGTTTAAAATTCATCAATAGAGTTCAATTAGATAGTTTAACAATGAACGAGTTAGCCGATCCTAATGATCTAATTTCTGTTAATGAAGATGGACACcgtagaaaaaatatattattggaaaaatttatcaaagaaaaaaagaaacagcAAGAAGTGGAAAATGTCGCTTATTCCACTACAACAGCTGCTGGTGTTActtccaaaaataataataaaaaaaataataaacaaatcgAAACCGCTAGTTCTACGCCAAGACAAGGTTTAGAAGGTTGGGAAGAGGTTCCagatttgaatatttttaatattatgtATGACTTGACTCCACCtgaatatataaagaagATTGTCACTGAGTTTGGTGCTTTACCACCACCATCTGTTCCTGTTATCTTGAGAGAATATAAGGGAAGTGTATAA
- the MRPL51 gene encoding mitochondrial 54S ribosomal protein mL43 (similar to Saccharomyces cerevisiae YPR100W | MRPL51 | Mitochondrial Ribosomal Protein Large subunit), with the protein MVVKLNHVQSIARNGYRSFVPHIKKITIQYCNWGGSSKGIRDFLSSKRLDNLIENNKHIEFEIVKKSGHPILRGEYANGREKVICVRNLNIDLVENKFAILRNSTGEQLHSRTKNDNVESLNKSVRGIWSPLHEILKHKV; encoded by the coding sequence atggttgtTAAACTAAATCACGTTCAAAGTATTGCTCGTAATGGGTATCGTTCCTTTGTCCCACATATCAAAAAGATAACTATTCAATATTGTAATTGGGGCGGTTCCTCTAAGGGTATTAGGGATTTTTTATCCAGTAAGAGATTAGATAatttaattgaaaataacaaacatATAGAATTTGAGATTGTTAAAAAGTCAGGCCATCCAATATTGAGAGGTGAATATGCTAATGGCAgagaaaaagttatttgtGTACGCAATTTAAATATAGATCTTGTTGAGAATAAATTTGCTATTTTGAGGAACTCTACTGGCGAACAATTACATTCGAGAactaaaaatgataatgtAGAAAGTTTAAATAAGAGTGTCAGAGGTATTTGGTCTCCATTAcatgaaattttaaagcATAAAGTATGA